In one window of Candidatus Thorarchaeota archaeon DNA:
- a CDS encoding NGG1p interacting factor NIF3 — MKLGDIYRKIVQMGIEADPRSKEKIDQILEKSKEKLEGLEGKKKELADQDVTWNPYTDCRLLYGDEDREVESILCGIDISPGELVLADRLNEKGQSVDMVLAHHPHGIGSSKLDWVMQLQPEQWANLGVPIAQAESAMAKRLKEVHFALKARNHTRTIDAAELLDLPFMCAHTPADSVGYQFIKKFLEEKDPQTLGELTDVLLELPEYQAAEKVGAGPEILVGSEDGSVGNKHVFFTGGTSPGPKAIPKLARAGVSTIISMHLTDKLKEKCEEEGLYVVIAGHMSSDSVGLNLILDELEKEGMKSYACSGFTRHSRI; from the coding sequence ATGAAACTAGGAGACATTTACCGCAAAATCGTTCAAATGGGAATCGAAGCAGACCCTCGAAGCAAGGAGAAGATTGACCAAATCCTTGAAAAATCGAAGGAGAAGCTCGAAGGGCTCGAAGGTAAGAAGAAAGAACTTGCTGACCAGGATGTAACTTGGAACCCATACACAGATTGCCGTCTGCTCTATGGCGATGAGGACAGAGAAGTAGAGAGCATTCTCTGTGGCATTGATATTTCGCCTGGGGAGCTAGTCCTCGCAGATAGGCTGAACGAGAAGGGGCAATCCGTAGACATGGTTCTGGCACACCATCCGCACGGAATCGGTTCCTCAAAGCTCGACTGGGTAATGCAGCTCCAACCAGAACAGTGGGCAAATCTGGGTGTTCCTATCGCACAGGCCGAGTCTGCAATGGCTAAGCGATTGAAAGAGGTACATTTTGCCCTCAAAGCGAGAAACCACACCAGAACAATCGATGCTGCTGAGTTGCTCGATTTGCCGTTCATGTGCGCTCATACTCCTGCTGACTCTGTCGGTTATCAATTCATCAAGAAATTCTTAGAAGAGAAGGATCCACAGACACTAGGTGAGCTGACTGATGTTCTGCTGGAGCTTCCCGAGTACCAAGCCGCGGAAAAAGTCGGGGCTGGACCTGAGATTCTTGTCGGTAGCGAGGATGGCTCCGTAGGAAACAAGCATGTATTCTTCACTGGCGGAACATCACCGGGCCCGAAGGCAATCCCCAAACTTGCCCGAGCTGGGGTCAGTACGATAATCAGCATGCACCTGACAGACAAGTTGAAGGAGAAGTGTGAAGAGGAGGGCCTATATGTTGTAATAGCGGGGCACATGAGCTCTGATTCAGTCGGTCTGAATTTGATTCTAGATGAACTAGAGAAGGAAGGCATGAAGTCGTACGCTTGTTCAGGGTTTACCAGGCACAGCAGGATTTGA
- a CDS encoding DUF86 domain-containing protein, with protein MGENNVIESSLSNRLMDMARFRHRLVHLYSTLDNKVVFSILIDNLQDIRDLAASVAKLL; from the coding sequence TTGGGAGAGAACAATGTAATTGAATCGAGCTTGAGCAATCGCTTGATGGATATGGCACGGTTTCGTCATAGACTCGTTCATCTCTATTCGACATTGGACAACAAAGTAGTATTCTCGATACTTATAGACAACCTGCAAGACATAAGAGATTTGGCCGCTTCAGTAGCAAAGTTGCTCTGA